The Juglans microcarpa x Juglans regia isolate MS1-56 chromosome 2D, Jm3101_v1.0, whole genome shotgun sequence DNA window tcgagtataacataacataaacgtgaacttgaaatataacgtgaacataaacatgacataacatgaacgtggaCATAACCTGATATGAATGTGAATTTGAAACAtgatatggacttgaaacatagcatgaacgtgagcatacataacatgaacgtgaagttgaacataacataacgtgaaacatgatttcaatataaaatacattaatttggaatcttatttaatagacttaattaataaaagtaaccATACAAGTGTTACAGGGGTCCCTTTGAGCCGTGTATCCCtaccgattaccgcatcacaacacaggtgtctataccaacTATGAGtgtgttaatacgtactccacattTGTTGTGGCCCTATGTATTCTACATGTCACAAtcgttgtgtctcacgtagtgtatgctccacagttatTGTAAcctcatacttcatgctccacagttgttgtggtcccatgaattgtttgtaccacacttgctgtggatacacgtaacataaagtgtggttCCATCGGCATTAGTGCCTAGCGCGCTTCGGTGACCAGCTGGTTAGACCCCATTCACAGCTTGTTAGCTGTACTTCATTAAgctagggaatttcacacctatttagacacacCAACGTGAACAatggagttccactagaatattACCCTATCTTAgtgcttagggtcgtgattgacatgaataagtTAACtagcatacatgacatttcgtaatgtgacgtgacatgaacgtgacataaaagacagaagtcctaatatagcgtaacgtgacatgaacgtaagacaacaaacatgacatactttgagacataaatgtaatagacaacattccataacatgacatacatgtaatagacaatatttcgtaacatgacataacatgtgacaatgaatattacgtgacatgatatacatgtaacagatggcatacataatgtgacatacttgcaatagaTAGTAACACGAGATAGAATATATTACATAACAGATAAGattttcatgacagaataatttgtgtaatagataaacatgtgatgatatggtatgacatgacatatataacaacatacgaacataaactgtagttcccttacccatcacacatacacagtaaactgataataagttaagagctaacttacctcgatcgtcatGTTCTACAAGAATAAAGTACGAAACATGAGGAACAATAAGAGgaaattctaaaagttagaaattgaatactaacaattagaaatgtgaaaagggacaacttagagtaaaattatctcTTTACCCTCTACAAGagagaaaatgaccattttacccctaacttaaggatttcatatcctaactccagaaattaccaaaatttatattcatcatGAAAATTTTGTcttagactcaaatatcaactcagaaaaatttaaaaccattcacaactatggaaaactcacaatggccgaaacattcataggtcatttcttttgatttttgttgcaatttcttccatcttcaaaacccatgattaaagcAATATCTTGTAACAAAGATGTTCCTAAcgtaagtttaaaaacatacttaaaatatccattaagaaaaagctgATCATCAACACCagactttttgtaaaaagacccaaactttttaacaaaaagtaaacccttaaatcacaagttttgacctaaataaaaacatctccaggaattccaaaaaaatcaaatcttacttctaacatatttataacatcatcctaaaatcaaccatgctttaaatcatcaaacaaaagtcaccaaaaatcacaaaacaacacttggagtttttgattttacacttagtccaaaacagaaacttttttctcaactaactttgatcaatctcatGATCCAtagcttaaagacatgtgatcttcgaactaaaacatcacatggtttaaaaatgtgtcctaaagaagatccaatcataaatcttaaaatcacatgctgaaaactcaataaaacatggatctaacctggaaacatcaaatcttaggcctaaccaaaatcctcttgcatagaaaaatcatatctttaaaactaatactaatatcttCCAattaacatcctaacatgtatataagaggtttaggatcataaaataaaaatatcaaagcctttagaataagattaaaccacgaactattccaactttcacaaaacaaaaactatttttccactCCCAATTTTCAAGTCTCTAAATCTAAAGAAATCTATCATCAAtagctttattcatgcaacaaaatctcaatgaacattcctaaacacatgctaacaataTTCCATAAAAtgttcggaccaagatatgtccattagctttgtcaaaaatctaaaacataacatactctccagtttcacgcccagaatgacctttctataatacttttgacaaatcAAATGAgaatggaatgagactaataagatatcaaTGGAAACTACACTCAAAGACGACCAACTTTTACGTATGAGTaatcatgagaaaatacttacaaagggtaaAAAATCTCCACCCAAAAAGACCCATAAATCTGACCGAAAGAGTTCTTTTGAgtctctctctaagaacggCGTGAAGAAGTGGTTAAAGGGAGTGAAGTGTGTCTTGCAGGACTTTAGACTTATGGAGGGAGAAGTTatggcttgaatgacccttgattggaggtggctatgtgacaCAAAGTGGAGAATAGAGAGGAGCAAGGACTGCCTACGGCAGCTAtgagatatggaggttgatggggGTGGAtctctccttcacatcaaggtactattgggtgcagccaatggcaatGAATGATATGCCATGtaggggaggaaacttcttcaagaagctttgccaaggtggccaaattcgtgagCCTCAACTAAGTGGatttcaatttggggtttaaagagggttagGTTAGGGTTtcagatgctatcaagcccaaatccaatttttcttggcccaatcaaattttcaaagtttaaaaggttggataataatatcataataaggatttgattaattaatagcatgtggaagtgatttaatcaagtgattaaacacaatgttagaaatcggattaaaaagggtttagaGGCCAACCTTAGGGTTCGGGAAACtgtttagggttttagtttcAACCAACATttttgggtttcaattggattccaaccatttagggttttgctaggattgaaaccctctttggtctggcacaatttggttaaTCAGATGGAACAAAGTTTTGCTTGGATGACATGATTTCACACATTGATTTCCTCCataaatccatctaatggttcctcatggtgccaagtgtctaatactattcactatgtgtggctaagatcttgtcaagtgtccaaataaaacttctctaaccaaATTTTGACATTatacactgtgattttgaaaacactacactagGTGCACTCATCGAGATttctattcactccaaaaaaatgtataataaacttagtattgaaaaattctaaatattcatattaacctatagtggaAATCGTTTGCCAAAACTCAAGGCTGAAGTgcccttaaaagaaatttcacaatttcaattAGGCGTTTTGTcaagaattatgaaaatgaactattatgccataaaatcctaaataatcaattaagtctaatggcgtagaccataacgcattttgacacttctaactatctcaaataattatacTCATATTTCTGACActatagtgagtgataacactgactatgttgacagactaaaatttgtgcgattggtcgattcataaaaacttatggagtttttacgagattcctaaagtcaatagaaattttaccagtgaatttctagtagGTTGTTAGATCTAGCATTTGGAGAATGAGCATTACTTACAGGGGATCGAAACTACCATGAAGGACATCATGGCCTTTTTGTCCCACCAGAAGACCAATGACACCCCTAGTGAGAGTAAGGAAAATAGCTCTACGTTTCCATCGAACAACGAAGAGTCTACAACCACTATTGTGCACATACGGTTTACAAAAatggattttcaatttttggagTTTGATCCTATAGAGTGGCTTAACACCCGTGCCCAGCACTCCGCCcaatttgttttttagtttataCGTATGAAAAGCCATTTGGGATTGTGAGTAAAATTTTTGGAAAAGAGTACGAGGTTAGAATTTTTTGGTGCaatatgatttttcaataggtttgataattaagtttaaaatcttttaatggacCAAGTGGATTTTCACCCGAAAAGTTTTTGGGACAACTActtttttttaggttgagtcgAGGCCCAGAACTTAGAGAAAAAGCCCATGTATTAATCCCATGTAAGATCCAAGACATGGGCCAAATTTTGTCAGCTTAAAGAGCCCTAACCCATGAAAACAATTCCAGACTCCACGACATGCACAGTTTCACTTTCGTTCCCACTGCATGCACGCTTCATTAATATACGTGTTTCACGGCTTGCCAATGCACATCTGGTGGTGTTTCTGCGTTAGAAAGTCTGAGACAACTGGTGGCTCGTCTGTTGTGTTTTTACATTAGAAAGCCAACTCCGTGCGTCCCAGCCACCATTAGCACCACCACGAACCCAACAACCCCTATTTTTAGCAACCGAAACAGAGCACCTGCTCTATCCACGTCGAGCCACAACCCAGCCACCGACAACGCCAACTCTCTTTGCATTGTCATTACTTGCCTAGAAAACACTGGCTGTTGCCACCCCAGGTCTGTCATTCGTTGACCTTCTCGATAAGCCCACAACCTCGTTTCCCCTCACGACACCCTTTGTCTATCGCATCTCACAGTGAATTTCATCTCCCTCCCTCACGTTTTGCTCTCTCACAtcgtgtttctctctctctctctctctagtgtTTAGCTGCTCAACTCAATCGTGTCTTCACTGACCACCCAATTCTGCCACGCCATGCTCTCTATCGCGGGTCCTCTGTGCTCGTTGGGTAAGCCACGCCGCACATCTCTTTGGTTCTAAATCaatatgtgttttgttttaaaatgggCATTAAGTTTTTATTTCAATCTGTCGAACGtgattgtattttgtttatttcccaAAACACCTTTGTTAACAAACTAGTTTCATGTGGGCTGCAAGTTTTTCTTTGGAGTTAGACGCTTGTGGTCTTATATTATCAAGTTAGTATTTTAGATACTGATGAATTTAacagaatattttattaagtgatTATTGAtaaatttgggaagtgatgctatttttaggattatgagaattttagacatttaggaaaaatatgttattttagtatttcaggtttaagaatcgagttgaaatttatgggagttacatgacaattttataggtgacaattgatttttgttcagtactgcTATAGAGAAATTCTGATAAgataagaagttcaggtaagtggggttcttatactagactttgcataaaaataaaatggccTGAGgttaattttggaaaatatacatgttttgttatgacaagaaattttgaaactacctcaattatttgttttgtattactcataaaattctgtataagaaaaaagtattgtctgtcatgactgatgtacatgagtttatttttgacattctgtttttaaactatgcaaaaagagtgaatatgaaaatttgtgcataacttatatttttgtgatctgattatgtttagtactctgttttgataagatgtggcatctgaaaatcCTTTTGCAGGACTATTTGGTTCtgtatctgattttgtttttgctctATTTAGTTAgaaaccctaccacgggggttttACATGCTtctgttttgaaattatatgGTCTTGCCACGGGAAAGAATAGTGGTATTTTGTTTCAGTTCTGATATGCATCTGTTGGGTTATCCgtagatgcacaaccctaccacggggttaaacatgacctctgttatgatatgatgctctgatatgatgatgatgatgaatcagatatgttatgccaaagtactttggaagattcacattttgtttatgCTCAGTTGAccaccggggtttgcacaaccctaccacagttatgctatgccaaaggaatttcgaataagaatatttttttgaactttcgctctgatattttcaCATGTACTGGCTCTAcattctaaaagtaaaaaatatttttcttcaacattCTGAATtatgtaaatgttcatgttttgcatactagtatatgttatctgcttactgagttgttgataactcactctttatctccaaatatttttcagataatcttgataGTTCTGATGGAGAGCAAGAGAAGGTAATGTTGGAAAGGTTTGATATTCGTAGaagaataagtgtctgagggtacaagtacttatttgagagtcatagttagtaaattgattattttcgacttttttgatataataagttaaggatattttgaagtctttggagagtttttaatttattttattgagaaattcTTTGTTGTCcttatgaagaaaaatagatatttaagttgagtaaatgaattaatattttatgcagttttctagattttataattatagtattgaagttgatattaagaaGTAAAAGTTAACTTTTCGGACCTCCGAATTTTACAGTGGCTCAATCAAGTTGAATAGTTCTGACTTTCAAGAAACCATGACTAATCAGCTATTATCTTTGGCACTGATCCATTTAGAAGCCGGACTAAATTAGTTGTGGCAGTGATTTCTAGGATTGGCCAAATTAGTGGAAGGCAATGATTGCTGCAAACAGGGGCGACAGGTGGACAAATTTTCCTTCATTCCCAATGCAGCTAATTAAAGAAGGGCTCATGGATCCTTGCATGCACTGGTTGGAGTTGTCGACCCGAGAACTAGGTGAGTAGATGCTTTCATTAAATAACTTCCAATGATAGTTCTCATGACTCAGAAAGTTGCACGAGTTATATGTTTAATTGCCCCTAAAAATGTAAGCAATAATATGGGTTCTGAAATTGAATGGATGAGATTTCATAGAAGTCTTGTATAGCTAGCTGTAGTTCCTCGTACATTCTTTTGTATAGatacatatttttagattttttttaacactaaaCTTTTTTGGCAATAGGGTATATTTCTACACCACAAATAAGAGTAGAGGTGCGAAGTTTAGCGGTACTTTCCCCTATAAAGGTAAGCAATAGTATGCATTTCGAAATTGAGTGGATGAGATTTTCATAGAAGTAACAAAGATGTTGTCCACAATAATACAGTACTGCAAATTTTTATAGATATGTAACTGTTTGGAAACCAGAGACTCACATACATAAAAATTGAGAGGATATAAAATGAGCAATGCATTATATTTGTATGAGATTGATTCTAGTTCCTAAACTTATGCCGTTGGATAAGAGGCTTGCATTGCTATACCACATAGGCCTTCCTCTGCATCAACATCTCTTTGCATTCGTATGTACCCTTCTTCACCCCATTCAGTACCCCACGAGTTCTTCACCAACCAATACTTGGTTCCGTCATTAGTGATCCCATAACCAACAGCGGTAACACCATGGTCTAGGCTAGTGCCACATTCTCCTGTAAAAATACCACTTGAATAGAACTGGAAATCGGAACCTCCAGCATCTATGGCAACAGAAACTGGTTGATTAGCTACAGCCTTAAGAAGTGCCTTTTCGCTATTGGCTGGCACATCTTCATGGCCATTTATCTTGGCTGCATGGTTGGCTTCTTCCTTTGTATTGCAGGTTCCATCAACACCCTTGTAAGGATAGTTGGCTTCTGTAGTGAGGCCTTGATTATGTTGGATGAATTGGAATGCATTGTCCATTAAACCGCCACCACATCCTTGGTCGATTCCTTTAACATCACAGTCGACCAACTCTTGCTCAGACAAAGAGATTAATTGACCAGTTGATAACTTAGTGATTCCTTCCATGGCTGCCACTGCTGAAAAGGCCCAACAACATCCTACATTTCATCACAAGAAAGAGTTAGCAATCTTACAGTTCATATagttctttttaaaattcggTACTTACCACATTGGCCTTGGTCTTTGATGGGTGTTACTGCTCCTTTCTTTCTCCAGTCCATTGCAGAAGGCAACATAGTTACATTctcatatttgaaagaaaaggtTTTTTTCGAGCACTCGTGCGCCATGAATCTATTTCGTGTGGCTATGAACTCTTCATTTGTTAGATCTGCAAATTGGTTGATTCCTAACTTGTAAGGTTTGTTTCTTGCACCATTAAATGATTCGATATATGCCACATTtgctttgaatattttgaaacgCTTCTCCTTCTCATAAGTGTCCTCATATACACGTCTATAAAGAGTCATCCATTGCTCATACTTCTCATGCATTGCTACATCTTGGAGGGTGCGAGCAGCAGCTTGAGAAGCCAAAGCTCCCAAAGTGAGGACTAAAGCCAAACAAGCATATTGGCAATGGTTAGTGAATCCCATGATTTGTACTGGTTATAGATATGAATTGATAAACTGAATAAGTGACTAACATAGTTGCCATTGAGGTTTTTATAGAGACAATCGTCCCTGAATTTCAAACTAGTCTATGGCAACGTTAGAGGAAAACTTGTTCATCATCGTGCCTGAGAGAATTTCTTGATTTGGACCCGGGAAACTAtccaattttgttatttttcgaATGGTCTCTTGAAGTTTCTTGCTCTATGCTTGTCTCTTTATGATCATATAGATCTATATTTATAGGGGTGCAATCACGAATGGATATGTGCTTTGGTTGTTAGCAAACAGTTtagtattttgtaattatagttGGTGCTCTCACCAATCAAATCAAACTAAAATAGTAGCACCGGAACGTTTCATTTATATATGGAAGAAACGTACATTGCTACACAAATAGATACAACGTTAGACAAACGATGTTTGACAAGTATTTAAGACACTAAAACATGAGTTGATTTATATATTGTCGCATGTGAACGTCATTCTAAAAGCTTTGGACTTCCCCTATTAGTGAAATTGGAATCGACTCTCTGTCCACCTTATCATCAACATATTGCATACTCGAAGCTACGAATTTAAATATCCTTCAACTTGACGTGCAAAATCCCCATATTGTAGGGCTTTGTTGGGTCTGTTCTCTTTTTATCGAGCCAGGACGTGGTGGGAAGATTGGAAGAATCTATGTGAAGTACTTAAGtaggatataaaataaatataataattggGCCTTTCcatctaaaatatataactCTATAATAATTGGTGGATATTGAGAGTTTGGTAACATATTCCTAACGTATGGGCTACAAACATCCAGACAGATTTTACAAGGTCTGACCAACAAAAATGTTAaggcattttattgattgatgctttcatcagtttataaaaatagacatcctcaaattaatttaagtattGATTGGCCATAGATTTTATCGGTGAAGATGACAACTTATACCCCAAATGATAGCTAAAACAAAATTCACTTAGCCTCCTTCAAATCTTAGGAGATTCTAATTGGAAACATCATATCCCATTAATAAGCTAATCAAATCTTTTAGCAATTAAATACGGTTTTGCGCGGCCCACgaactaaataatatatatgatgtttgtataaaataatgtGATGGTTTTGAAAGCGAGACAgacaaaatttatcaaaactaaaATGAAAGTACAATATATTGGTTAAAATGCAATAGATTACTTTAGGAAGATGGTTTTGACTTTGGGGATAAAAgcttctttatatttttggttgACCACCTAAATATAAGATCCCATCAATTATGTCACATGAATTTTGTGATGCCTCCAACCTCCGCTCGGAATAGAACGGAGAGTTAAAGCGTTGGGACATATAATACAAGATTACATACTCCGGTACATGACAGTTAGTATGCAATGCATTTAGTAGAATGCACTAATCGCAATAGAATAAGGGTGACTAGAaaaaacttatgccagaataaactaaaacatcccaatgtcattcataaccatcataagttcaaagcATAATCTCAGTACAATTATTCTTGGTAATAAGTTTCTATGGCTAGATCAACTGCTTAATGCGTTCTAATGCACGAAGGGTTAGGGCTATAAACATCAAAATGAGGTCTAGTCTTTTGTTGAGATCCGACTCCTCTTCAATCAATCGGATCCACTAGTCCATCTGGTCCATTCTCGTCAAGTATTGAcacaatttctatcattccaTGTGTGTGGgtccacaaggggtgagatttacttgaaatcttagtaagttagacaaccaaagtgcacaaagataaattatgcatgatgaATGATGAATGATAAAGATGAAATGCGTGCAATGTAGAAAAATTGAGACCTACATTTTCTTATGgagaacattttttttcacttcagCTGTCAAAAATCTATAAATCATTATAACATTTAAGCAATTTAGTAATTTCACATTTAATCATTAGCattaacatcataacgtatgGTATCGTTACAATTCTCCATATGTACTGTGAGTACTTACTAGTGACCATAGTACAACTCGTGTTAAAACTGTGTTGTCtgcagactcgttctcaatgcattagtaacataatatcatcatcataacatatatACACCCACCAGCCTTAGGTGCTTCTCTAGTGAGACATATATGGAGTCTGATGTGCTTCCCTTAGTATCTTATCCTTAATCTCTAAATCAGTTAAAATCACCTTTCGGTCTTGGTAGTGTAACCACCCATCACCTCAGAGAGTGAATCCATTTGGTCGTTCATTCTTCTCTACCTTCTACCTGATTTCTGCCCATTTGAGATCTTCCATTTGTAACTTCCTTACTTCTTCCTATTCTATTGGTACAATTTCTTGTACTACAGTGAGGGATGCATCAGTATGAAGATCCTTAATCAATAAACTTCTCATGCTGTGCAAAATTGACTCCACTTCCATGGCGAGATCTGAGGGATCATCTTTTAGCGACTTTCGACTTGGTGTGTCTGCTACCACGTTAGCCTTGCtaggatgatacttgatctcacacTAGTAGTTGCTAATTGTTTCCAACCTCCTTTTCTAcctcatatttaaattttattgactaaATAAGTACTTGAGGCTCTTATGGTCGGTGTAGATTTCATAAGTTGCACCATACAAGCAGTGCCTCCAAATCTTTAAGGCGAAAACTATAGTGGCTAGCTCTAAGTCATGGGTGAGGTAGTTTTGCTCATGGTTCTTTTGTTGTCGTCAAGCGTAGGCGACAAACCGCTCTCCTTGCATGAGTACGCATCCAAGTCCTAATTTGGACGCATTGCTAAATACCACGTAAGACTTATAGGGTTCAGGCAGGGCTAATACTAGAGCAGTTGTGAGCCTTTCCTTAAGTTCCACAAAACTTTGCTCGCATTTTTCCGTCTAAATATATTTAGTGTTTTTCTTAGCTAGGGCTGCAAGGGGTCCCGATAGCTTGGAGAATCCTTCCAAGAATCGCGGATAGTAACCATCTAGTCCCAGAAAACTCTAAATCTCATGCACATATTCGGACGCTTGCAATTTACCACAGCTTCGATCTTGTTGGGATCAACTGTCAGTCCTTTACTCGAGATCACTTGCCCTAAGAATTTTACCTCCTTGAGTCAGAATTCACGTTTATAGAATTTGGTGCACAACCTTTGTTCTTTCAGCCTTTCCAATGCCAAACAAAGGTTCTATTTGTACTCTTCCTCGCTTCTAGAGTATATCAATATGTCGTCAATGAATATGACAACAAAGCTATCCAAGTAGGGTCTgaatactctattcatcataACCATGAATGCACCAGGGGTGTTGGTTAGACCAAAGGGCATTATTAGAATTCATAGTATCTGTATCTGGTTTGAAACATCGTTTTAGGGATATCTTGTTCCCTAATCTTAATCTGATGATAACCAGACCTTAAGTCTATCTCCAAGAACATCAATGCTCCTTGCCATTGATCTAATAGGTCATCAATACGCAGTAACAGATACTTGTTCATGATCgttactttgttcaattccctgtaatcaatgcacatcctctaAGAACAATCCTTATTCTTCACAAACAGAACTAGCACACCCCAAGGTGATGAACTAGGCCAAATGAATCCCTCTTTCTAGTATTTCTTCTATTTGCTCCTTCAGTTCCTTCAGTTTTAAAGGGGCCATACAATAAGGTATCTTACGGGCAAGGGGTTAGCAGGTTCTAGttctaaaatgaattttatttctttatcgGGGGGGTAATCCGGGTAGATCTTCAGTGAAAATCTTAGGACATTCTTCAACTATAGGTATCCCTTGAATCTCCTTACTACTACCATAATCTTCCACTATGAATGCTTTGTAGGTCATAACTCTACTAGCAATGCACTTCCTTGCTTGCAAAACCAAAAGTAGAGAGGGGGTAGCCTTTACGGTCCCTCACGTATAATGGATTTTTCCATCGAAGATAATCTTCTTGTTCTGGAAATCTATCTAAGCAAAGTGTTTGGATAACCAGTCCATCCCTAGTATAATGTCGAATCCTAATAGGTAGAAGACAGTCAAGTCGGCTTCCATCAATCTCCCTCCTAGGCTTAGTGGGTAGTTTTTCAATATGCGGGTATAGGTGAT harbors:
- the LOC121250522 gene encoding senescence-specific cysteine protease SAG39-like, whose amino-acid sequence is MGFTNHCQYACLALVLTLGALASQAAARTLQDVAMHEKYEQWMTLYRRVYEDTYEKEKRFKIFKANVAYIESFNGARNKPYKLGINQFADLTNEEFIATRNRFMAHECSKKTFSFKYENVTMLPSAMDWRKKGAVTPIKDQGQCGCCWAFSAVAAMEGITKLSTGQLISLSEQELVDCDVKGIDQGCGGGLMDNAFQFIQHNQGLTTEANYPYKGVDGTCNTKEEANHAAKINGHEDVPANSEKALLKAVANQPVSVAIDAGGSDFQFYSSGIFTGECGTSLDHGVTAVGYGITNDGTKYWLVKNSWGTEWGEEGYIRMQRDVDAEEGLCGIAMQASYPTA